A genome region from Jeongeupia sp. HS-3 includes the following:
- the rplE gene encoding 50S ribosomal protein L5, producing the protein MARLQDFYKEQVVPALIQQFGYKSVMEVPRIEKITVNMGVGEAVADKKVMEFAVGDMEKITGQKAVVTKAKKSIAGFKIRDGYPVGCKVTLRRERMFEFFDRLVSVALPRVRDFRGVPAKSFDGRGNFNMGVREQIIFPEIEYDKIDALRGMNITITTTAKTDEEARALLSAFKFPFKN; encoded by the coding sequence ATGGCTCGTTTGCAAGATTTTTACAAAGAGCAGGTTGTACCGGCGCTGATTCAGCAGTTCGGTTACAAGTCCGTGATGGAAGTGCCGCGCATCGAAAAAATCACCGTCAACATGGGTGTTGGTGAAGCGGTTGCTGACAAAAAAGTGATGGAATTCGCAGTTGGCGATATGGAAAAGATCACCGGCCAAAAAGCCGTGGTCACCAAGGCTAAAAAGTCGATCGCCGGCTTCAAGATTCGTGACGGTTACCCGGTTGGCTGCAAAGTCACCCTGCGTCGCGAGCGGATGTTCGAGTTCTTTGATCGCCTGGTTTCGGTTGCGCTGCCGCGCGTCCGTGACTTCCGTGGTGTGCCTGCCAAGTCGTTTGACGGTCGCGGCAACTTCAACATGGGTGTGCGTGAACAGATCATTTTCCCGGAAATCGAGTACGACAAGATCGATGCTCTCCGCGGTATGAACATCACCATCACCACGACGGCGAAGACTGACGAAGAAGCGCGTGCGCTGCTGTCGGCCTTCAAGTTTCCGTTCAAGAACTGA
- the rplR gene encoding 50S ribosomal protein L18 — translation MDKKETRLRRARKTRAKIAELKVVRLSVHRTNSHIYAQVIDATGSKVLAIASTLEADVRAQVKNGASVEAATVIGKRIAEKAKAAGVEQVAFDRSGFHYHGRVKALADAAREGGLVF, via the coding sequence ATGGACAAGAAAGAAACTCGACTCCGCCGCGCACGCAAAACCCGTGCAAAGATTGCGGAGCTCAAGGTGGTGCGTTTGTCGGTGCATCGCACCAACAGCCATATCTATGCGCAAGTTATCGACGCAACCGGCAGCAAAGTGCTGGCCATTGCCTCGACGCTTGAAGCGGATGTGCGCGCTCAGGTCAAGAACGGTGCTTCGGTCGAAGCCGCTACGGTCATCGGCAAGCGTATTGCTGAAAAGGCCAAGGCCGCTGGCGTTGAACAAGTAGCGTTCGATCGTTCCGGTTTCCACTATCACGGTCGCGTAAAGGCTCTGGCCGACGCGGCTCGTGAAGGCGGCCTCGTCTTCTAA
- the secY gene encoding preprotein translocase subunit SecY, with product MANPAQASAGSKFADLKKRIWFLVGALIVYRIGAHIPVPGINPAELARLFESSQTGLLNMFNMFSGGALSRFTVFAIGIMPYISASIILQLAAEVFPTLKQLKKEGEAGRRKITQYTRYATVLLATAQSFGIAMMLFRQPNLVMLPQLQFIIMTVITLVTGTMFLMWLGEQITERGIGNGISILICAGIAAGVPGAIGKTLTLANQGALPIVLVLFLFVGVVLLTAAVVFVERGQRKVPVHYAKRQVGNRIMQAQSTHLPLKLNMAGVIPPIFASSIILFPATVLSWTGNSDKFSWLKSIGDMLHPGQPLYVLLYAAAIIFFCFFYTALVFNPKETADNLKKSGAMIPGYRPGEHTARYIEKLILKLTLIGAVYITVVCLIPEFLILKWNVPFYFGGTSLLILVVVTMDFMSQMQSYVLSHQYEGLLKKANFKG from the coding sequence GTGGCAAATCCCGCTCAGGCTTCTGCTGGTAGTAAGTTCGCGGATCTGAAGAAACGCATCTGGTTCTTGGTCGGTGCACTGATCGTTTATCGTATCGGCGCGCATATCCCCGTTCCGGGGATTAATCCGGCCGAACTGGCGCGTCTCTTCGAAAGTTCGCAAACCGGTCTCTTGAACATGTTCAACATGTTCTCGGGTGGCGCCTTGTCGCGCTTTACCGTGTTTGCGATCGGGATCATGCCTTACATCTCGGCTTCGATTATTTTGCAGCTTGCCGCGGAGGTTTTTCCAACGCTCAAGCAGCTGAAGAAAGAAGGTGAGGCCGGGCGCCGCAAGATCACGCAGTACACGCGTTATGCGACGGTATTGCTGGCTACGGCGCAAAGCTTCGGGATTGCCATGATGCTGTTCCGTCAGCCGAACTTGGTTATGCTGCCGCAACTGCAGTTCATCATCATGACGGTCATCACTTTGGTGACCGGCACGATGTTCCTGATGTGGCTGGGTGAGCAAATCACTGAGCGCGGCATCGGCAACGGGATTTCGATCCTCATCTGCGCCGGTATCGCCGCAGGTGTGCCGGGCGCGATCGGCAAGACGCTGACCCTAGCCAATCAAGGTGCTTTACCGATCGTTCTGGTGCTGTTCTTGTTCGTCGGCGTGGTGCTGCTGACGGCTGCTGTGGTGTTTGTCGAGCGTGGTCAACGCAAAGTGCCAGTGCACTATGCCAAGCGCCAAGTCGGCAATCGCATCATGCAGGCGCAAAGTACCCACCTGCCGCTGAAGCTGAACATGGCTGGTGTGATTCCGCCGATTTTCGCCTCGTCGATCATCCTGTTCCCGGCTACCGTGTTGTCCTGGACCGGTAATAGTGACAAGTTTTCGTGGCTGAAGTCGATCGGTGACATGTTGCATCCTGGGCAGCCGTTGTATGTGCTGCTGTATGCAGCTGCGATCATCTTCTTTTGCTTCTTCTATACCGCGCTGGTCTTCAATCCGAAGGAAACTGCGGATAATTTGAAGAAGAGTGGCGCAATGATTCCGGGCTACCGTCCGGGCGAACATACGGCACGTTACATCGAGAAGCTCATCCTCAAGTTGACGCTGATCGGGGCCGTGTACATCACCGTGGTCTGTCTGATTCCGGAGTTCCTGATCTTGAAGTGGAATGTTCCGTTCTACTTCGGTGGTACTTCGTTGTTGATTCTCGTGGTGGTGACCATGGACTTCATGTCGCAGATGCAATCGTATGTGTTGTCGCATCAATATGAAGGCCTGTTGAAGAAGGCGAATTTCAAGGGTTAA
- the rplN gene encoding 50S ribosomal protein L14 yields the protein MIQMQSMLEVADNTGARHVMCIKVLGGSKRRYASVGDIIKVTIKDAAPRGRVKKGDVYSAVVVRTAKGVRRADGSLIKFDGNAAVLLNNKLEPIGTRIFGPVTRELRTEKFMKIVSLAPEVL from the coding sequence ATGATCCAAATGCAATCCATGTTGGAGGTTGCAGACAATACCGGTGCGCGTCACGTTATGTGCATCAAGGTGTTGGGCGGCTCCAAACGTCGCTACGCTTCGGTGGGCGATATCATCAAAGTGACCATCAAGGATGCGGCGCCGCGTGGCCGTGTCAAGAAGGGTGACGTGTACAGTGCCGTAGTGGTTCGTACCGCTAAGGGTGTGCGTCGCGCTGATGGCTCGCTGATCAAGTTCGACGGCAATGCCGCCGTTCTCCTTAACAACAAGCTTGAGCCGATCGGCACCCGTATCTTCGGGCCGGTAACGCGTGAGCTGCGCACCGAGAAGTTCATGAAGATCGTCTCGCTTGCGCCGGAAGTGTTGTAA
- the rpsE gene encoding 30S ribosomal protein S5, whose amino-acid sequence MARNEAEDRQDGLREKMVGVNRVTKVVKGGRIMGFAALTVVGDGDGGVGMGKGKAKEVPVAVQKALDEARRKLFKASLKNGTVPHSVIGKHGATTVFMQPAPEGTGIIAGGPMRAVFEVAGVHNITAKIHGSTNPYNVVRATLDGLAKLHTAGDIAAKRGKTVEEIFGGE is encoded by the coding sequence ATGGCTAGAAACGAAGCAGAAGATCGTCAGGACGGCCTTCGCGAGAAAATGGTTGGCGTGAATCGCGTCACCAAGGTCGTGAAGGGTGGCCGGATCATGGGCTTTGCCGCACTGACCGTCGTTGGCGACGGTGATGGTGGCGTTGGCATGGGCAAGGGTAAAGCGAAGGAAGTGCCGGTTGCGGTACAGAAGGCGCTGGACGAAGCCCGTCGCAAGCTGTTCAAGGCATCGCTGAAGAACGGCACCGTGCCGCACTCGGTAATTGGCAAGCATGGCGCGACCACCGTGTTCATGCAGCCGGCTCCGGAAGGCACTGGCATTATCGCCGGCGGCCCGATGCGCGCTGTGTTCGAAGTGGCTGGTGTGCATAACATCACCGCCAAGATTCACGGTTCGACTAACCCGTACAACGTGGTTCGCGCTACGCTGGACGGCCTTGCCAAGCTGCACACCGCTGGTGATATCGCGGCTAAGCGTGGCAAGACCGTCGAAGAAATCTTCGGGGGTGAATGA
- the rpsK gene encoding 30S ribosomal protein S11, whose translation MAKANTVRVRKRVKKSVSEGIVHVHASFNNTIITITDRQGNALSWATSGGAGFKGSRKSTPFAAQVAAEHAGKVAQEYGVKNLEVRIKGPGPGRESAVRALNALGFKITSISDVTPVPHNGCRPPKKRRI comes from the coding sequence ATGGCTAAAGCAAACACAGTGCGTGTACGGAAGAGAGTCAAAAAGAGCGTGTCTGAAGGGATCGTGCACGTGCACGCTTCGTTCAATAACACGATCATTACCATCACCGATCGCCAAGGCAATGCACTTTCTTGGGCTACCTCGGGCGGTGCTGGTTTCAAGGGCTCTCGGAAAAGTACACCCTTCGCGGCACAGGTTGCTGCGGAGCACGCTGGTAAAGTTGCCCAAGAATATGGTGTGAAGAACCTTGAAGTCCGTATCAAGGGCCCTGGTCCGGGTCGCGAATCCGCAGTGCGTGCACTCAACGCGCTTGGCTTCAAGATCACTAGCATTTCCGACGTGACGCCGGTGCCGCACAACGGCTGCCGTCCGCCGAAAAAGCGTCGTATCTAA
- the rpsM gene encoding 30S ribosomal protein S13 yields the protein MARIAGVNIPNHQHTVIGLQAIFGIGRTRAYAICSATAIDTAKKVKDLSEAELDKLREEIGKYIVEGDLRRENTMSIKRLMDLGCYRGFRHRKGLPVRGQRTRTNARTRKGPRKAIAGKK from the coding sequence ATGGCCCGTATTGCTGGGGTTAATATTCCCAATCATCAGCATACTGTGATCGGCCTTCAGGCAATCTTTGGTATCGGCCGCACTCGCGCATACGCGATCTGCTCGGCTACTGCCATTGACACTGCCAAGAAGGTGAAAGATCTCAGCGAAGCTGAACTCGATAAACTTCGCGAAGAAATTGGCAAGTACATCGTTGAAGGTGACCTTCGTCGTGAAAACACGATGAGCATCAAGCGTCTTATGGACCTTGGCTGCTACCGTGGTTTCCGTCATCGCAAAGGCTTGCCTGTTCGCGGTCAGCGTACGCGTACCAATGCGCGCACTCGCAAGGGGCCGCGTAAAGCGATCGCTGGCAAGAAGTAA
- the rpmJ gene encoding 50S ribosomal protein L36, producing MRVQASVKKICRNCKIIRRNRVVRVICTDPRHKQRQG from the coding sequence ATGAGAGTTCAAGCATCGGTCAAGAAAATTTGCCGCAATTGCAAAATCATTCGCCGCAACCGTGTTGTGCGTGTGATCTGCACTGACCCGCGGCACAAGCAACGCCAAGGCTGA
- the infA gene encoding translation initiation factor IF-1 has translation MSKEDAIQMSGEVLETLPNATFRVKLENGHVVLGHISGKMRKHYIRILPGDKVTLELTPYDLTKARIVFRAK, from the coding sequence ATGTCGAAAGAAGACGCCATTCAGATGTCGGGCGAAGTCCTGGAAACGTTGCCTAATGCGACGTTCCGGGTCAAGCTCGAAAACGGACATGTGGTCCTTGGTCATATTTCCGGCAAAATGCGCAAACATTACATTCGCATTCTGCCGGGTGATAAGGTTACTCTAGAGCTTACGCCCTATGACCTGACCAAGGCTCGCATCGTATTCCGGGCGAAGTGA
- the rplQ gene encoding 50S ribosomal protein L17, producing MRHGNGNRKLNRTSSHRQALLRNLANALLRHEVIKTTLPKAKELRRVAEPLITLGKKPSLANRRLAFDRTRDREMVVKLFDVLGPRYANRNGGYLRILKCGFRDGDNAPMAFVELVDRPEEAGVVEAAE from the coding sequence ATGCGTCATGGTAATGGCAATCGTAAACTGAATCGTACCTCGAGCCACCGCCAGGCTTTGCTTCGCAACCTGGCTAATGCGCTCCTGCGTCACGAAGTCATCAAAACCACGCTGCCGAAGGCAAAGGAACTGCGCCGCGTCGCAGAACCATTGATCACCCTCGGTAAGAAGCCGTCTCTGGCCAACCGCCGTCTCGCCTTCGATCGCACTCGCGATCGTGAGATGGTTGTTAAGCTGTTTGACGTGCTGGGCCCGCGCTACGCCAACCGTAATGGTGGCTACCTGCGCATTCTGAAGTGCGGTTTCCGCGATGGCGACAATGCTCCTATGGCATTCGTCGAACTCGTTGATCGCCCGGAAGAAGCCGGAGTGGTTGAAGCCGCCGAGTAA
- the rplF gene encoding 50S ribosomal protein L6 — translation MSRVAKNPVAIPAGVEVKIGAEEIVIKGPNGSLAQPLTGNVDVKVEDNALVFAARNGDKQSRSMSGTLRALVNNMVIGVSKGFERKLTLVGVGYRAQAQGDVLNLTLGFSHPVAHKMPAGVKVETPTQTEVVLKGADKQAIGQVAADIRAYRAPEPYKGKGVRYSDEVVVRKETKKK, via the coding sequence ATGTCTCGTGTAGCTAAAAATCCGGTAGCCATCCCGGCCGGCGTTGAAGTCAAGATTGGCGCCGAAGAAATTGTAATCAAGGGCCCGAACGGTTCGCTGGCTCAGCCACTGACCGGGAACGTGGATGTCAAGGTTGAAGACAACGCACTGGTGTTTGCCGCCCGCAATGGTGACAAGCAATCCCGTTCGATGTCCGGTACCTTGCGCGCACTGGTCAACAACATGGTTATCGGTGTCTCCAAGGGCTTCGAGCGCAAGCTCACCCTGGTTGGCGTGGGTTACCGTGCTCAAGCTCAAGGCGACGTACTCAATCTGACGCTCGGTTTCTCCCACCCAGTCGCGCACAAGATGCCGGCCGGTGTGAAGGTGGAAACGCCGACGCAGACCGAGGTCGTGCTCAAGGGCGCCGACAAGCAGGCTATTGGCCAGGTCGCAGCTGACATCCGCGCATATCGCGCGCCGGAACCATATAAGGGTAAGGGCGTTCGCTATTCGGATGAGGTTGTGGTCCGGAAAGAAACCAAGAAGAAGTAA
- the rplO gene encoding 50S ribosomal protein L15, which produces MELNNLKPGVGAKHAKRRVGRGIGSGLGKTSGRGHKGQKSRTGGFHKVGFEGGQMPLQRRLPKRGFKSLTAGQSAQISLADLNRLPVNEIDFLTLLQAGLVSQRAKQAKVILAGTIERAVTLKGIAATKGARAAIEAAGGSIAE; this is translated from the coding sequence ATGGAACTGAATAACCTGAAACCGGGTGTTGGCGCCAAGCACGCCAAACGCCGCGTCGGTCGTGGTATCGGCTCTGGCCTGGGCAAGACCTCGGGTCGTGGCCACAAGGGTCAGAAGTCGCGTACTGGTGGCTTCCACAAGGTTGGCTTCGAAGGCGGTCAAATGCCGCTGCAACGTCGTCTGCCGAAGCGGGGCTTCAAGTCGCTCACCGCGGGCCAATCGGCTCAGATCAGCCTGGCTGACCTGAATCGTTTGCCGGTGAACGAAATCGACTTCCTGACGCTGTTGCAGGCAGGGCTGGTTTCCCAGCGCGCCAAGCAAGCTAAGGTGATCCTGGCTGGTACGATCGAACGCGCTGTTACGCTGAAGGGCATTGCTGCCACTAAGGGTGCACGTGCTGCGATCGAAGCCGCTGGTGGCTCCATCGCCGAGTAA
- the rpmD gene encoding 50S ribosomal protein L30 — protein MTDAKKLKVTLVKSLIGRLESHKACARGLGLRKLNSSSEVIDTPENRGMINKISYLVKVEG, from the coding sequence ATGACTGACGCGAAGAAACTCAAAGTCACGCTCGTCAAGAGCCTGATCGGTCGCCTGGAAAGCCATAAGGCATGCGCCCGTGGTCTGGGCCTGCGTAAGCTGAACAGCTCGTCGGAAGTGATCGATACCCCGGAAAACCGCGGCATGATCAACAAGATCAGCTACCTCGTGAAGGTGGAGGGCTAA
- the rpsN gene encoding 30S ribosomal protein S14 — MAKLALIKREEKRRAVVEKFAAKRNALVAIINDANASEEDQFQARLKLQQLPRNSSKVRLHNRCALTGRPRGVYSKFGLGRNKLRELAMKGEIPGMVKASW, encoded by the coding sequence ATGGCAAAACTTGCACTGATTAAACGTGAAGAAAAGCGTCGCGCCGTTGTTGAAAAGTTTGCTGCCAAGCGCAATGCGCTGGTTGCAATCATCAATGATGCCAACGCCAGCGAAGAAGACCAGTTCCAGGCTCGCCTGAAGCTGCAACAGCTGCCGCGTAACTCCAGCAAAGTCCGTTTGCATAACCGTTGCGCGTTGACCGGTCGTCCGCGTGGTGTGTACAGCAAATTTGGCCTTGGCCGTAACAAACTGCGCGAGCTCGCCATGAAGGGTGAAATTCCCGGCATGGTGAAGGCCAGCTGGTAA
- the rplP gene encoding 50S ribosomal protein L16, which produces MLQPTRLKYRKVQKGRNTGIATRGNSVAFGTFGLKATSRGRLTARQIEAARRAITRYIKRGGRVWIRAFPDKPISTKPAEVRMGNGKGSPEFWVAEIQPGKVLYELDGVTEEVAREAFRLASAKLPFATTFVTRQVGQ; this is translated from the coding sequence ATGCTGCAGCCAACTAGACTTAAATACCGCAAGGTTCAGAAGGGCCGCAACACCGGTATCGCTACCCGCGGTAACAGCGTTGCCTTCGGTACCTTTGGTCTGAAAGCCACCAGCCGCGGTCGCCTGACTGCTCGCCAGATCGAAGCTGCCCGTCGCGCTATCACCCGCTACATCAAGCGTGGTGGTCGCGTGTGGATTCGCGCCTTCCCGGATAAACCGATTTCGACCAAGCCGGCCGAAGTGCGGATGGGTAATGGTAAGGGTAGCCCGGAGTTCTGGGTTGCCGAGATCCAGCCGGGCAAAGTCCTGTATGAACTCGACGGCGTGACCGAAGAAGTTGCTCGCGAAGCGTTCCGCCTGGCCTCGGCCAAGCTGCCGTTCGCGACTACCTTCGTTACGCGCCAAGTGGGGCAATGA
- the rpsH gene encoding 30S ribosomal protein S8 codes for MAMHDPIADMLTRIRNAQRADKVSVAMPSSKLKVAIAEVLQSEGYVESFAVVGDVKPTLTIELKYYAGRPVIERIDRISKPGLRIYKGATDIPRVMNGLGVAILSTSKGVMTDRKARAQGIGGELLCVVA; via the coding sequence ATGGCAATGCATGATCCTATCGCCGATATGCTGACCCGTATCCGTAACGCGCAGCGTGCGGACAAGGTTTCGGTGGCGATGCCGTCTTCCAAGCTGAAGGTGGCAATTGCTGAAGTGCTGCAGTCCGAGGGTTACGTTGAATCCTTCGCTGTGGTTGGTGATGTGAAGCCTACGCTGACCATCGAACTCAAGTACTACGCCGGTCGTCCGGTGATCGAACGCATCGATCGTATTTCTAAGCCGGGTCTGCGCATCTACAAGGGTGCCACGGATATTCCGCGCGTGATGAACGGTCTTGGCGTTGCGATCCTGTCCACCTCCAAGGGTGTGATGACCGACCGCAAAGCGCGCGCCCAGGGTATTGGCGGCGAGCTGCTGTGCGTTGTGGCTTAA
- the rpmC gene encoding 50S ribosomal protein L29: MKAAELRQKSVEELKVELTALLKAQFSLRMQNATGQLAKNSEITRVRKNIARVHTILAEKAA, from the coding sequence ATGAAAGCTGCTGAACTGCGTCAAAAATCCGTCGAAGAGCTCAAGGTTGAGCTGACGGCGCTGCTCAAAGCCCAATTCAGCCTGCGCATGCAAAATGCGACCGGCCAACTGGCAAAAAACAGCGAAATCACCCGGGTGCGCAAGAATATTGCGCGCGTACACACCATCCTGGCTGAGAAGGCTGCTTAA
- the rplX gene encoding 50S ribosomal protein L24, with the protein MKKIRKGDEIIVITGKDSGKRGTVLRVLPTSDQVIVEGVNVAKKHVKPNPMRGQQGGIVEKTMPMHVSNVAIFNAATGKADRVGFKLLDDGKKVRVFKSSGEVIGA; encoded by the coding sequence ATGAAAAAAATTCGCAAAGGTGACGAGATCATCGTCATCACGGGTAAGGACAGCGGCAAGCGCGGTACCGTGCTGCGCGTGCTGCCGACGTCTGATCAAGTGATCGTTGAAGGTGTGAACGTTGCTAAAAAGCACGTGAAGCCGAATCCGATGCGCGGTCAGCAAGGCGGTATTGTCGAAAAAACCATGCCGATGCACGTTTCTAACGTTGCGATTTTCAATGCTGCGACCGGCAAAGCCGACCGCGTTGGCTTCAAGCTGCTCGATGACGGCAAGAAGGTACGCGTGTTCAAGTCCAGCGGCGAAGTGATTGGCGCTTAA
- the rpsD gene encoding 30S ribosomal protein S4, whose translation MARYIGPKCKLARREGTDLFLKSARRSLDSKCKLEQAPGQHGANGKQPRLSDYGVHLREKQKIRRIYGVLERQFRRYFEQASARKGSTGENLLKLLESRLDNVVYRMGFGSTRAEARQLVSHCALTVNGTVVNISSFQVKAGDVVAIREKAKKQVRIQEALSLAEGIGFPGWVQVDSKKMEGVFKSAPERSDLSSDLNESLVVEFYSK comes from the coding sequence ATGGCTCGTTATATTGGCCCCAAGTGCAAACTCGCACGCCGTGAGGGTACAGATCTTTTCCTCAAGAGCGCTCGTCGCTCGCTCGACAGCAAGTGCAAGCTGGAACAAGCCCCAGGCCAGCACGGCGCAAACGGCAAACAGCCGCGCCTCTCCGATTACGGGGTGCATCTGCGCGAGAAGCAGAAGATCCGTCGCATCTACGGCGTACTGGAACGTCAGTTCCGTCGTTATTTCGAACAAGCCAGTGCTCGCAAGGGCTCCACGGGTGAAAACCTGCTGAAGCTGCTTGAGTCGCGTCTGGACAACGTCGTTTATCGTATGGGCTTCGGCTCGACTCGCGCTGAAGCTCGTCAGTTGGTTTCCCACTGCGCGCTGACCGTGAACGGTACCGTCGTCAACATCTCGTCCTTCCAGGTTAAGGCTGGCGACGTTGTCGCTATCCGCGAGAAGGCTAAGAAGCAGGTTCGCATTCAGGAAGCGTTGTCGCTTGCTGAAGGCATTGGCTTCCCGGGCTGGGTTCAGGTTGATTCCAAGAAAATGGAAGGCGTGTTCAAAAGCGCGCCGGAGCGTTCCGATCTCTCCAGCGATCTCAATGAGTCGCTGGTGGTGGAATTCTACTCCAAGTAA
- a CDS encoding DNA-directed RNA polymerase subunit alpha — protein sequence MQNLANELLKPRIIDVQAQSFAQARVVMEPFERGYGHTLGNALRRILLSSMPGYAPTEVKIEGIVHEYSALDGVQEDVVDILLNLKGVVLKLHGRDSVTLTLAKDGEGVVKASDIQLPHDVEVVNPDHVVAHLSAGGKLNVEIKVEKGRGYQPAPARLNKDENRSIGTIQLDASFSPIRRVSYQVESARVEQRTDLDRLILDIETNGVLTPEDAVRQAARILMDQLSVFADLEGTPVEEEKPAAPQIDPILLRPVDDLELTVRSANCLKAENIYYIGDLIQRTETELLKAPNLGRKSLNEIKEVLASKGLSLGMRLENWPPAGLEKP from the coding sequence ATGCAAAACCTCGCTAACGAGTTGCTCAAGCCGCGCATCATCGACGTGCAGGCTCAATCATTCGCCCAAGCTCGGGTGGTGATGGAGCCGTTCGAGCGCGGTTACGGCCACACGCTCGGTAACGCCCTGCGCCGGATCCTGTTGTCGTCGATGCCGGGCTACGCCCCCACCGAGGTCAAGATCGAAGGCATCGTGCACGAATATTCCGCTCTGGATGGCGTGCAGGAAGATGTTGTCGATATTCTCTTGAACCTCAAAGGGGTCGTGCTCAAGCTGCACGGTCGTGACTCGGTCACGCTCACGCTCGCCAAAGACGGCGAGGGCGTGGTCAAGGCCAGTGATATTCAGCTGCCGCACGACGTCGAGGTTGTAAACCCCGACCACGTGGTTGCTCACCTGTCCGCAGGTGGCAAGCTGAACGTCGAAATCAAGGTCGAGAAGGGCCGTGGTTACCAGCCTGCACCGGCTCGTCTGAACAAGGACGAGAACCGCAGCATTGGTACCATCCAGCTTGACGCTTCGTTCAGCCCGATCCGTCGGGTCAGCTATCAAGTCGAAAGCGCTCGCGTTGAGCAGCGCACCGATCTTGATCGCTTGATCCTCGATATCGAGACCAATGGCGTGTTGACGCCGGAAGATGCGGTTCGCCAAGCGGCCCGTATTCTGATGGATCAACTGTCCGTGTTCGCCGATCTCGAAGGGACGCCGGTTGAGGAAGAGAAACCGGCAGCACCGCAGATCGATCCGATCTTGCTGCGTCCGGTGGACGACCTTGAGTTGACCGTGCGTTCGGCAAACTGCCTGAAGGCCGAGAATATCTACTACATCGGGGATCTGATCCAGCGCACCGAGACTGAGCTCTTGAAGGCGCCGAATCTGGGCCGCAAGTCCTTGAATGAAATCAAGGAAGTGCTCGCCTCGAAGGGCCTGTCGCTGGGTATGCGCCTCGAAAACTGGCCGCCGGCGGGCTTGGAAAAGCCCTGA
- the rpsQ gene encoding 30S ribosomal protein S17, which produces MSEAKLKRTLTGRIVSDKMDKTVTVLVEHLVKHPLYGKVLRRSRKYHAHDETNQYHEGDLVSIVEGRPLSKTKSWVVTALIEKARVV; this is translated from the coding sequence ATGAGCGAAGCGAAACTCAAGCGTACGCTGACGGGTCGTATCGTCAGCGACAAAATGGACAAGACGGTTACCGTGCTCGTAGAGCATTTGGTAAAGCACCCGCTGTACGGCAAGGTGCTGCGTCGATCCAGAAAATACCATGCGCATGACGAAACGAATCAGTATCACGAAGGTGATCTGGTTAGCATCGTCGAAGGTCGTCCGCTGTCCAAGACCAAGTCCTGGGTAGTGACTGCGCTGATCGAAAAAGCACGCGTTGTCTGA